In Cyanobacterium stanieri LEGE 03274, a single window of DNA contains:
- the pstC gene encoding phosphate ABC transporter permease subunit PstC: MSVSGYSSRSSAVTDSRSVTEKNLDTGFRWLTYAFAIGIGLILISIALIIIVGAWPAIVEFNVGFFAGSSWNPVEDEYGTLMVIYGTLVSSFIALLIAVPLGVGAAIFLSEDFLPEQIRTILVFLVEILAAIPSVVYGLWGIFVLIPLTRTLGLWLNANFGWIPIFSTEPSGPGMLPAGIILAIMILPIIIAISRDSLASLPPDLRQASLGLGATRWETIFRVLIPAAISGIVGGTMLALGRAMGETMAATMIIGNANRLNISILDPANTIASLIANQFAEASGLQVSALMYAGLVLMILTFIVNIFAELIVNKIKAKYE, encoded by the coding sequence ATGAGTGTTTCTGGTTATTCCAGTCGTTCTAGTGCCGTTACCGATTCTAGATCCGTTACTGAAAAAAATCTCGATACGGGCTTTCGTTGGTTAACCTATGCCTTTGCCATCGGTATCGGTTTAATTTTAATTAGTATTGCTTTAATTATCATCGTTGGTGCTTGGCCGGCCATTGTCGAATTCAATGTCGGTTTTTTTGCGGGTAGTAGCTGGAATCCCGTGGAAGATGAATACGGAACTTTGATGGTAATTTATGGAACTTTGGTTAGTTCTTTTATTGCTCTGCTAATTGCCGTACCCTTGGGGGTGGGCGCTGCTATTTTTTTAAGTGAGGATTTTTTACCGGAACAAATTCGCACCATCTTGGTGTTTTTGGTGGAAATTTTGGCGGCTATCCCCAGTGTTGTATATGGTTTATGGGGTATCTTTGTTTTAATTCCTTTAACCAGAACCCTCGGACTTTGGTTGAATGCTAATTTTGGTTGGATTCCCATTTTTAGCACTGAGCCATCAGGTCCTGGTATGTTACCCGCTGGGATTATTCTAGCAATCATGATTTTACCTATTATCATAGCCATTTCCCGTGATTCTTTGGCTTCTTTGCCCCCTGATTTACGTCAGGCTTCTTTAGGTTTGGGGGCTACTCGTTGGGAAACTATTTTCCGTGTGTTAATTCCTGCTGCCATTTCTGGTATTGTGGGGGGAACTATGTTGGCTTTGGGTCGTGCTATGGGTGAAACCATGGCGGCAACCATGATTATTGGTAATGCTAATCGTCTTAATATATCTATTTTAGATCCTGCGAACACGATCGCCTCTTTGATCGCTAATCAATTTGCTGAGGCTAGTGGTTTACAGGTATCGGCTTTGATGTATGCTGGTTTGGTGTTAATGATCTTAACTTTTATTGTCAATATTTTTGCTGAATTAATTGTTAATAAAATTAAGGCTAAATACGAATAG
- the pstA gene encoding phosphate ABC transporter permease PstA — MTSSTIKGLDLKKNSNSPRTIMGNVMTAISGLCVLITLIPLVALIYFVVVQGFSRLNADLFTKLPPPPGLTEGGLANAIIGTLVVVGIATLISVPFGVMAAIYLSEFSGNNKTALAIRFATNVLSGVPSIIAGVFAYGLLVATGIVGFSSVAGGVALAVLMLPTIIRTTDEALKIIPQEIRWAALGVGAYNYQTVLKIVLPAALPGILTGVTLAIARAAGETAPLLFTALYSNFWPNVSAQGLFEPIATLAVLVYNFAIVPFPAQNELAWAGALILVMLVLFTSIIARFALRKKVY; from the coding sequence ATGACTTCCTCAACCATTAAAGGTTTAGATTTAAAGAAAAATAGCAATAGCCCAAGAACTATTATGGGTAATGTCATGACGGCTATTTCTGGTCTTTGTGTCCTCATTACCCTCATCCCTTTAGTGGCACTTATTTATTTTGTGGTGGTACAGGGCTTTAGTCGTCTCAATGCCGATCTATTTACCAAGTTACCCCCTCCCCCTGGCTTGACTGAGGGGGGTTTAGCTAATGCCATCATCGGAACTTTGGTGGTGGTGGGTATTGCTACCCTGATTTCTGTTCCCTTTGGGGTAATGGCTGCCATTTATCTCTCGGAGTTTAGTGGTAATAATAAAACCGCCCTAGCCATTCGTTTTGCCACCAATGTTTTAAGTGGTGTACCCTCCATTATTGCGGGGGTATTTGCCTATGGCTTATTGGTTGCTACGGGTATTGTGGGTTTTTCTTCTGTCGCTGGGGGTGTTGCTTTGGCGGTATTGATGTTACCTACCATTATTCGTACCACCGATGAAGCCCTGAAAATTATTCCCCAAGAAATTCGCTGGGCTGCTTTAGGGGTAGGGGCTTATAATTATCAAACGGTATTAAAAATCGTCTTACCTGCCGCCTTACCCGGGATTTTAACTGGGGTTACCTTGGCGATCGCCCGTGCGGCTGGAGAAACCGCCCCCCTACTATTCACCGCCCTATATTCCAACTTTTGGCCTAACGTATCAGCCCAAGGATTATTTGAACCCATCGCCACCCTAGCGGTATTGGTGTATAACTTTGCGATCGTTCCTTTCCCCGCTCAAAACGAGTTGGCCTGGGCTGGGGCATTAATTTTAGTTATGTTGGTACTCTTTACCAGTATTATTGCTCGTTTTGCCCTCAGAAAAAAGGTTTATTAA
- the pstB gene encoding phosphate ABC transporter ATP-binding protein PstB yields the protein MALDNVDIYYGSYKAVRGINLEIPQNQITAFIGPSGCGKSTILRSLNRLNDLIKSFHLTGKVSYHGQNIYNKSIDPVKLRHHIGMVFQRPNPFPKSIYDNVAYGARINGYKGDLDELVETSLRRAVLWDEVKDKLKKSGFSLSGGQQQRLCIARTIAAEPEVLLMDEPCSALDPISTLKIEELMHELKQNYTIVIVTHNMQQATRVADRTAFFNAEAIGDKGNKIGYLVEFDDTDKIFNDPAEELTRDYVSGKFG from the coding sequence ATGGCATTGGACAATGTTGATATTTATTATGGTAGCTATAAAGCCGTTAGGGGAATTAACTTAGAAATTCCGCAAAATCAAATAACCGCTTTTATTGGTCCTTCTGGGTGTGGTAAAAGTACCATTCTTCGCTCTTTAAATCGTCTCAATGACTTAATTAAGTCTTTTCACCTCACAGGGAAAGTAAGCTACCACGGACAAAATATTTATAACAAAAGTATCGATCCTGTAAAATTACGTCATCACATCGGCATGGTTTTCCAGCGCCCTAACCCATTTCCTAAAAGTATTTATGACAATGTGGCCTATGGGGCAAGAATCAATGGTTATAAAGGGGATTTAGATGAATTGGTAGAAACTTCCCTCCGCCGTGCGGTATTGTGGGATGAGGTAAAAGATAAATTGAAAAAAAGTGGTTTTTCCCTATCAGGGGGACAACAACAGCGGTTATGTATTGCTAGAACCATTGCCGCAGAACCAGAGGTACTATTAATGGATGAGCCTTGTTCTGCCCTTGATCCCATTTCCACCCTCAAAATTGAGGAGTTGATGCACGAATTAAAACAAAATTACACCATTGTCATTGTCACCCACAATATGCAACAGGCCACGAGGGTAGCCGATCGCACCGCCTTTTTTAATGCTGAGGCCATCGGTGATAAGGGTAATAAAATCGGTTATTTGGTGGAGTTTGACGACACCGACAAAATATTTAATGACCCTGCTGAGGAATTAACCAGAGATTATGTGAGTGGTAAGTTTGGTTAA
- the ctpC gene encoding carboxyl-terminal processing protease CtpC has translation MNITKNGLILGATALTAGSVAITGFGLHYSQTQAFVQQSPKEIVDEVWQVINSRYVDATFNGQDWRSIRNEYLEREYANEEEAYEAVREMLKTLEDPYTRFMDPEEFKSMQIDTSGELTGVGIQITKEEETNNIVVVAPIEDTPASEAGLMAKDIITKIDGQSTEGMELNDAVNLIRGVPGSNVVLTIQRDNREIDFELTRAKIEIKPVRSRIEEDPNLGRIAYIRLVQFSNNASAEMREAIAQAESQNVNGYILDLRSNPGGLLYSSVEISRMFIDRGGIVTTVDRVGEVDSHQANGRALTDKPLVVLVDGGSASASEIVSGALQDNERATIVGTQTFGKGLVQSVRGLSDGSGLAVTISKYLTPDGRDINKEGITPDIVYELSEEQREVLAGDRQKVGTLEDAQFKKALEVLGNQMGNTARN, from the coding sequence ATGAACATCACCAAAAATGGACTAATCTTAGGGGCAACCGCCTTAACTGCTGGTAGTGTAGCAATCACAGGCTTTGGTCTCCACTATTCGCAAACTCAGGCTTTTGTCCAACAAAGTCCTAAGGAAATAGTCGATGAGGTATGGCAAGTAATCAATAGCCGTTATGTCGATGCAACTTTTAACGGTCAAGATTGGCGTAGCATTAGAAATGAATACCTAGAAAGGGAATATGCCAATGAGGAGGAAGCCTATGAGGCGGTAAGGGAGATGTTGAAAACTTTAGAAGATCCCTATACTCGTTTTATGGACCCTGAGGAGTTTAAGAGTATGCAGATTGACACTTCTGGGGAGTTAACAGGGGTTGGTATTCAAATCACCAAGGAGGAGGAGACAAATAATATTGTGGTGGTGGCGCCCATTGAGGATACCCCTGCATCGGAGGCGGGGCTTATGGCGAAGGATATTATCACAAAAATTGATGGTCAAAGCACTGAAGGGATGGAGCTAAATGATGCGGTTAATTTAATTAGGGGTGTCCCTGGAAGTAATGTGGTGCTTACAATACAAAGGGATAATCGGGAAATTGATTTTGAGTTGACTAGGGCAAAGATTGAGATTAAACCTGTTAGAAGCCGCATTGAAGAAGATCCGAACCTTGGTAGAATTGCTTATATTCGATTGGTTCAGTTTAGTAATAATGCTTCTGCGGAGATGCGAGAGGCGATCGCCCAAGCCGAATCCCAAAACGTTAATGGTTATATTTTAGATCTACGTTCTAATCCGGGGGGTTTATTATATTCTAGTGTGGAAATTTCTCGGATGTTTATTGACCGAGGAGGTATTGTCACCACCGTTGACCGAGTTGGGGAGGTGGATAGTCATCAGGCCAATGGTAGAGCTTTGACGGATAAACCTTTGGTGGTGTTGGTGGATGGTGGTTCTGCCAGTGCTAGTGAAATTGTTTCGGGCGCTCTACAGGATAATGAAAGGGCAACCATTGTGGGAACTCAGACTTTTGGTAAGGGTTTGGTACAGTCGGTGCGCGGTTTGAGTGATGGTTCTGGATTGGCGGTGACTATTTCTAAGTATCTCACCCCTGATGGTCGGGATATTAATAAAGAGGGTATTACCCCCGACATTGTTTATGAACTTAGTGAGGAGCAACGGGAGGTTTTAGCGGGCGATCGCCAGAAGGTCGGTACTTTGGAAGATGCTCAATTTAAAAAGGCTCTTGAAGTTCTCGGAAACCAAATGGGTAACACCGCTAGAAATTAA
- a CDS encoding Hsp20/alpha crystallin family protein, with product MSLVRFYPLSDVNGLHRQMNRLFDELSNTWEQVPTIGNIPLELFDNGDTLVLKAVLPGVNKDDIDISVSRQNLKIAGEYHQNVAEKENNYFISEFNYGKFERTINLPFPIKNTEVVADYNDGILTLTLPKVEEVKNKVVKVSLNPVKSIDN from the coding sequence ATGTCTTTAGTTCGTTTTTATCCCTTATCTGATGTTAATGGTTTACACCGTCAAATGAATCGTTTATTTGATGAATTAAGTAATACTTGGGAACAAGTTCCAACCATTGGTAATATTCCTTTAGAATTATTTGACAATGGTGATACCCTCGTTTTAAAGGCAGTTCTGCCCGGTGTTAATAAAGATGACATTGATATTAGTGTCAGCCGTCAAAATTTAAAAATTGCAGGGGAGTATCATCAAAACGTAGCGGAAAAAGAAAATAACTATTTTATTTCTGAGTTTAATTATGGTAAATTTGAACGTACTATTAATTTACCTTTTCCTATTAAAAATACTGAAGTAGTAGCAGATTATAATGATGGTATTTTAACTTTAACTTTACCTAAGGTAGAGGAAGTAAAAAATAAGGTTGTCAAGGTTAGTTTAAATCCAGTAAAAAGTATTGATAATTAG